One region of Streptococcus salivarius genomic DNA includes:
- the rpmG gene encoding 50S ribosomal protein L33, with product MAQKKASLACAECGSRNYSINVSSTPKPTRLEVNKFCKHCKKYTLHKETR from the coding sequence ATGGCACAGAAAAAAGCAAGCCTAGCGTGTGCTGAATGTGGGAGCCGAAACTACTCAATTAATGTGAGTAGCACTCCCAAACCAACACGACTAGAAGTTAACAAATTTTGTAAACATTGTAAAAAATACACCTTGCATAAGGAAACAAGATAG
- a CDS encoding TM2 domain-containing protein, protein MNPVDQWLAINAKYFPTEQVQYIRQRLEALPEQQLSMLYSISFQDPTMMLVISLFGGSLGIDRFILGQVGLGVGKLLTCGGCGIWSIVDWFLIMDATRQSNAQKLFAVIG, encoded by the coding sequence ATGAATCCAGTCGATCAATGGCTAGCAATTAACGCCAAGTATTTCCCAACAGAACAAGTTCAGTACATCCGCCAACGTCTTGAGGCACTTCCTGAACAACAACTTTCAATGCTTTACTCGATCAGCTTCCAAGATCCTACGATGATGCTTGTCATCTCACTTTTTGGTGGTTCTCTTGGAATCGACCGCTTTATTTTGGGACAAGTTGGTCTTGGTGTTGGTAAACTTTTGACATGTGGTGGATGTGGTATCTGGTCAATCGTTGACTGGTTCCTTATCATGGATGCTACTCGCCAATCAAACGCTCAAAAACTCTTTGCAGTTATTGGCTAA
- a CDS encoding DUF2752 domain-containing protein, which yields MKNYFTRLWAYHQRFFRLYLLVSVAVYGVYLLHLPTPLSLILRPFGLKGWSAGLTRASVRLLHLDWQGAWDYNPLIYPLVVYILTYFFLFPIFSVKKIIRK from the coding sequence ATGAAAAACTATTTTACACGCTTGTGGGCCTACCACCAGCGTTTTTTTAGATTATATCTCTTAGTTTCAGTGGCAGTTTATGGAGTCTACCTTTTACATCTTCCAACACCACTCAGTTTAATCCTAAGACCATTTGGCCTTAAAGGTTGGAGCGCAGGCCTAACACGCGCTAGTGTTAGACTCTTACACCTAGATTGGCAAGGAGCCTGGGACTATAATCCACTGATATATCCTCTAGTGGTCTATATCCTAACCTATTTCTTTCTCTTTCCCATCTTCAGTGTAAAGAAGATTATAAGGAAATAA
- the pbp2a gene encoding penicillin-binding protein PBP2A → MTFFDNLKNKLFKEENSGKGKDSQPAEKSKNLQNKIKGLFAKKPDEVEQAVEDLDMSQESQETSRYQRSKQKKPIDTTQPLGKVQAFLSKFTLSPRNPIRRFWRRYHIGKILFILVAMLVLTVGSYLFYIAKTTNVSDLQDALKATTVIYDKEGNQAGSLSGQKGTYVELDAISDSLENAVIATEDRTFYENSGVNVKRFLLAIVSMGRFGGGSTITQQLAKNAFLTQEQTVTRKAKEFFLSLELTKKYSKQEILTMYLNNAYFGNGVWGVEDASQKYFGTSAANLTVDEAATLAGMLKGPEIYNPIDNIKNATNRRNTVLANMVDDKKLSQADADSAAGVDMASRLDDTYQGTGDDYKYPSYFDAVIEEATKTYGLSEDEIVKNGYKIYTEMDANSQANMQQTYENTYLFPTSESDGSTAQSASVALDPTTGAVRGLVGRVGGTSDTTFRNFNYATQGKRSPGSTIKPLVVYAPALASGWSINKDLPNKPIDYNGYTPTNYGGVETEDVPMYQALANSYNIPAVYLFNQIGIQKGISYGQKFGLNFDNVPEELGISLGGGVTASPLQMAQAYATFANGGEMNTAYFITKIENASGDIIATHSKKSKRVISQSVANQMTSMMLGTFSNGSAVNANYTGYTMAGKTGTVQAEFNKDLTSDQWVIGYTPDVVMTTWIGFDKTDESHYLTGASSGTASTIFSYIAADVLPNTPGTEFTVENAYAADGQTLDYTADPNDSRNSSNKSWTDKASDVVNDVKDQASSLWDKITDSFSGLFR, encoded by the coding sequence ATGACATTTTTTGATAATCTAAAAAACAAACTTTTTAAAGAAGAAAATAGCGGAAAGGGCAAGGATTCCCAGCCTGCTGAAAAATCGAAGAATTTACAAAATAAGATAAAGGGACTCTTTGCTAAGAAACCTGATGAGGTTGAACAAGCCGTTGAAGACTTAGATATGTCTCAGGAAAGTCAAGAGACGTCACGTTATCAACGTTCTAAGCAAAAGAAACCTATTGATACGACCCAACCTTTAGGTAAGGTTCAGGCGTTCTTGAGCAAGTTTACACTTTCGCCAAGAAATCCTATTCGTCGTTTCTGGCGTCGTTATCATATTGGTAAAATTCTCTTTATCTTGGTAGCTATGTTGGTTCTGACAGTAGGTTCCTACCTTTTCTATATTGCCAAGACGACCAATGTTTCAGATCTTCAAGATGCCTTGAAAGCAACTACGGTTATCTATGACAAAGAAGGCAATCAAGCTGGTTCTTTGTCAGGGCAAAAAGGGACTTATGTGGAGCTGGATGCCATTAGTGATAGCCTGGAGAATGCTGTTATTGCAACTGAGGACCGTACCTTCTATGAAAATAGCGGGGTTAACGTCAAGCGATTCCTCTTGGCCATTGTATCTATGGGACGCTTTGGTGGTGGCTCGACCATTACCCAACAGTTGGCTAAAAATGCCTTCTTGACACAAGAACAGACAGTCACTCGTAAGGCCAAGGAATTCTTCCTCTCTTTGGAATTAACCAAGAAATACAGCAAGCAAGAAATACTTACCATGTACCTCAATAATGCCTACTTCGGCAATGGGGTTTGGGGTGTTGAAGATGCTAGTCAAAAATACTTCGGGACAAGTGCTGCCAATCTAACCGTTGATGAAGCAGCGACCCTCGCTGGTATGCTTAAGGGACCTGAAATTTACAACCCAATTGATAATATCAAAAATGCGACCAACCGTAGAAACACTGTCCTCGCCAATATGGTTGATGACAAGAAGTTGAGTCAGGCAGATGCCGACAGTGCGGCTGGAGTTGATATGGCTAGTCGTCTGGATGATACCTATCAAGGGACTGGCGATGACTACAAGTATCCGTCTTACTTTGATGCCGTCATTGAAGAAGCTACGAAAACTTATGGCTTGAGTGAGGATGAAATCGTTAAAAATGGCTACAAAATCTACACAGAGATGGATGCCAACTCACAAGCTAACATGCAGCAAACCTACGAAAATACCTATCTCTTCCCTACATCAGAAAGTGATGGTAGTACAGCTCAGTCAGCTAGTGTGGCACTTGATCCAACAACTGGAGCTGTCCGCGGTCTGGTAGGTCGTGTAGGTGGTACCAGTGATACAACCTTCCGTAACTTTAACTATGCAACTCAAGGGAAGCGTAGTCCTGGTTCAACTATCAAACCTTTAGTGGTCTATGCACCAGCTCTGGCTTCAGGATGGAGCATCAATAAGGATCTTCCGAATAAACCAATCGACTATAATGGCTATACCCCAACCAACTACGGTGGTGTTGAGACAGAGGATGTGCCCATGTATCAAGCTTTGGCCAACTCCTACAATATCCCAGCAGTTTACCTCTTTAATCAAATCGGTATTCAAAAAGGGATCAGTTACGGTCAAAAATTCGGTCTCAACTTTGACAATGTTCCAGAAGAACTGGGAATTTCACTTGGTGGTGGTGTGACAGCTAGTCCTCTTCAAATGGCTCAGGCTTATGCGACCTTTGCTAATGGTGGTGAGATGAACACGGCTTATTTCATCACTAAAATTGAAAATGCCAGTGGTGACATTATTGCTACCCATAGTAAGAAGTCTAAACGTGTTATCAGCCAGTCAGTAGCTAACCAGATGACCAGCATGATGCTTGGTACCTTCTCAAATGGTTCTGCTGTGAATGCCAACTACACAGGTTATACTATGGCAGGTAAGACAGGTACTGTTCAGGCTGAATTTAACAAGGATTTGACTAGTGACCAGTGGGTGATTGGTTATACTCCTGATGTGGTTATGACGACCTGGATCGGTTTTGATAAGACTGACGAGAGTCACTACCTAACAGGGGCTAGCTCGGGAACAGCTTCGACGATTTTCAGCTACATCGCTGCGGATGTTTTGCCAAATACACCAGGTACTGAGTTTACCGTTGAAAATGCCTATGCAGCTGATGGTCAAACACTAGACTATACGGCAGATCCAAATGACTCGCGCAATAGCAGTAACAAGTCATGGACAGACAAGGCATCAGACGTTGTGAATGACGTTAAAGATCAGGCAAGCAGCCTTTGGGATAAGATTACAGACTCCTTCTCAGGTCTATTCAGATAG
- the secE gene encoding preprotein translocase subunit SecE: MRQTGSIFKVLKDTTWPDRKQRWHDFISVLEYTAFFTVIIYAFDELLSRAMSALINFF, encoded by the coding sequence GTGAGACAAACTGGAAGTATTTTCAAAGTCTTGAAAGACACGACTTGGCCAGACCGTAAACAACGCTGGCATGATTTTATTTCAGTTCTTGAGTATACTGCGTTCTTCACTGTCATCATCTATGCGTTTGATGAATTGTTGAGTCGCGCTATGTCAGCACTGATTAACTTTTTCTAA
- the nusG gene encoding transcription termination/antitermination protein NusG — translation MLDSFDKGWFVLQTYSGYENKVKENLLQRAQTYNMLENILRVEIPTQTVNVEKNGKVKEVEENRFPGYVLVEMVMTDEAWFVVRNTPNVTGFVGSHGNRSKPTPLLEEEIRQILISMGQTVDVFDTNIKVGDVVQIIDGAFMGQEGRVVEIENNKVKIMINMFGSETAAELELYQIAEL, via the coding sequence ATGCTAGATTCATTCGACAAGGGCTGGTTCGTCCTTCAAACCTATTCAGGATACGAAAACAAAGTTAAAGAAAACCTTTTGCAACGTGCCCAAACTTATAACATGCTTGAAAATATCTTGCGTGTTGAAATCCCAACTCAAACGGTCAATGTTGAGAAAAACGGTAAAGTTAAAGAAGTGGAAGAAAACCGCTTCCCTGGTTACGTTCTTGTTGAGATGGTAATGACAGACGAAGCCTGGTTCGTTGTCCGTAATACTCCGAACGTTACTGGTTTCGTTGGTTCTCACGGTAACCGTTCTAAACCAACACCACTTTTGGAAGAAGAAATCCGTCAAATCTTGATTTCAATGGGTCAAACCGTTGATGTCTTTGATACTAATATCAAGGTTGGTGACGTGGTTCAAATCATCGATGGTGCCTTTATGGGTCAAGAAGGCCGTGTTGTAGAAATTGAAAACAACAAGGTTAAAATCATGATTAACATGTTTGGTTCTGAAACAGCTGCTGAACTTGAACTTTACCAAATCGCTGAACTTTAA
- a CDS encoding Cof-type HAD-IIB family hydrolase produces the protein MSNIRLIISDIDGTILTSNHQVDEQLIEVMPELEKANIPFVLASARSPLGMQPIAHKLGLHDNPIACYNGALVLEGDRTIIQHPVDKAEIQDLLNYLSTDYPSVSVNIYSGKDWITNELDKWSQLEGSITGESPIIKELQDTVSDSEPPIHKLLLIDEPEVIQDLHQKLLSMDFPQTAFYLSKDNYLEVTAKHVSKEHALLELSKYYDLPLEQVMTIGDNFNDSPMLALAGLGIAMGNAPEGVKETANLVTASNDEHGVAQAIRKHVLN, from the coding sequence ATGAGTAATATTCGTTTGATTATCAGTGACATTGATGGCACTATTCTCACTAGTAACCACCAGGTGGATGAGCAACTGATTGAGGTAATGCCAGAGCTTGAAAAGGCAAATATTCCCTTTGTTTTAGCTTCTGCCCGTTCGCCACTAGGGATGCAACCAATTGCTCATAAACTGGGACTTCATGACAATCCCATCGCTTGCTACAACGGTGCCTTAGTACTTGAGGGGGATCGTACTATCATACAACACCCTGTGGATAAAGCTGAAATCCAAGACCTCCTTAACTACTTATCCACAGATTATCCAAGTGTCTCTGTGAATATCTACTCTGGCAAGGACTGGATCACCAACGAACTAGACAAATGGTCTCAGTTGGAAGGAAGTATCACGGGTGAATCTCCTATCATTAAGGAACTGCAAGACACGGTCTCAGACTCAGAACCACCTATCCACAAGCTATTGTTGATTGATGAGCCTGAAGTTATCCAGGACCTCCACCAAAAACTCCTAAGTATGGATTTTCCACAGACAGCCTTCTACTTATCTAAAGATAACTACCTTGAAGTCACTGCCAAACATGTTTCTAAAGAACATGCTCTCCTTGAGCTTTCCAAATATTATGACCTTCCTCTTGAACAAGTCATGACTATCGGAGATAACTTCAACGATAGTCCTATGCTAGCTCTAGCTGGCCTAGGAATTGCTATGGGCAATGCACCTGAAGGGGTTAAGGAAACTGCAAACTTAGTAACTGCTTCAAATGATGAGCATGGTGTCGCTCAAGCTATTAGAAAACATGTCCTAAACTAA
- a CDS encoding RluA family pseudouridine synthase yields the protein MTLHVEIINPYPVTTVKDLLETKLLIPRKIRHFLRTKKHVLINGETINWQSPVEKGDKISLTFDTEDYPEKIIPMGNASLVEPLYEDQHLIVVNKPEGMKTHGNEPTEIALLNHVSAYCGQTCYVVHRLDMETSGAVLFAKNPFILPILNRLLEDKKIQRQYWALAEGKFQTKETVYKDKIGRDRHDRRKRVVDPRKGQVAYTTITRLKAFKGASLVNCQLKTGRTHQIRVHLAHHGHAILGDPLYSHRPASRLMLHAHTLSFTHPLTLDKITVKASSDSFEQGLKNHK from the coding sequence ATGACTTTACACGTAGAAATTATCAATCCCTATCCTGTAACAACCGTCAAAGACTTGCTCGAAACTAAGCTCCTCATTCCTCGTAAGATTCGTCATTTCCTACGCACGAAAAAGCACGTCCTCATCAATGGAGAGACTATTAATTGGCAGAGTCCTGTTGAAAAAGGTGATAAGATTAGCCTGACCTTTGATACAGAGGACTACCCTGAAAAAATTATCCCTATGGGAAATGCCAGTTTAGTAGAACCTCTCTATGAAGATCAGCATCTCATCGTGGTCAATAAACCTGAAGGAATGAAAACACATGGTAATGAACCCACAGAAATTGCTCTACTTAACCATGTTTCGGCCTATTGTGGGCAAACCTGTTACGTCGTTCATCGACTAGACATGGAAACTAGTGGGGCTGTACTCTTCGCAAAAAATCCGTTTATCCTGCCAATTCTCAATAGACTCTTGGAAGATAAGAAGATTCAGCGTCAATACTGGGCTTTGGCTGAAGGTAAATTTCAGACCAAGGAGACTGTGTACAAAGACAAGATTGGACGCGACCGCCATGACCGTAGAAAACGAGTGGTTGATCCTAGAAAAGGGCAGGTTGCCTATACAACCATCACGCGCCTCAAAGCCTTCAAAGGAGCTAGTCTGGTCAACTGTCAACTAAAAACCGGTCGGACCCACCAAATTCGTGTGCATCTGGCCCACCATGGGCATGCCATTCTGGGGGACCCTCTTTATAGCCACCGCCCCGCATCTCGACTCATGCTCCACGCTCACACTCTTAGTTTCACCCATCCCTTAACACTCGACAAAATCACTGTTAAGGCCAGCTCAGACAGTTTTGAACAAGGGTTAAAAAATCACAAATAA
- a CDS encoding DeoR/GlpR family DNA-binding transcription regulator: MYQEQRLEKILTLLEERGSLSVKEMVDALGVSKDTVRRDFDCLSQRNLAQRTHGGILPVKNTTVLGFQERQEELTEDKKKLADLALSFVKDQSLLFFDVSTLMLEVSQKLTKSVTVYSHSLDNALVLSGKEGIDFHLLGGRFYSKNRFYYSLHETQLLQHLQFDLAFFGAASLSQGVVSYEDEEDVAVKQLAMQAARTKILIAESDKYEKHSKYILSKIEDFDYWITDKEPDPDLVESLKDKVTILYDGKDSDYE, encoded by the coding sequence ATGTATCAAGAACAACGATTAGAGAAAATATTAACACTCTTGGAAGAGCGAGGAAGCCTTTCTGTCAAGGAAATGGTTGACGCATTGGGTGTTTCCAAAGATACCGTCAGAAGAGATTTCGACTGCCTCAGCCAGAGGAATTTGGCTCAGCGTACCCATGGTGGCATTCTTCCAGTTAAAAATACCACTGTTCTTGGCTTCCAAGAACGTCAGGAAGAACTCACTGAAGACAAGAAAAAATTGGCAGACCTAGCGCTTAGCTTTGTCAAAGACCAATCTCTTCTCTTCTTCGATGTCTCTACCTTGATGCTTGAAGTTTCACAAAAATTGACTAAAAGCGTCACTGTCTACTCCCACTCTTTGGACAATGCCTTGGTCCTAAGTGGCAAAGAAGGAATCGATTTTCATCTCTTGGGAGGAAGATTTTACAGCAAAAACCGCTTCTACTATTCGCTTCACGAAACCCAGCTCTTGCAACATCTACAGTTTGACTTAGCCTTCTTCGGAGCGGCTAGTCTCAGTCAAGGAGTGGTTAGCTATGAAGATGAAGAGGACGTTGCTGTCAAACAACTGGCCATGCAAGCTGCTAGAACCAAGATTCTCATTGCTGAATCTGATAAATATGAAAAGCACTCCAAATATATCTTGAGCAAAATTGAAGACTTTGACTACTGGATTACAGATAAAGAACCTGATCCTGATTTGGTCGAGTCTCTTAAAGATAAAGTAACGATTTTATACGATGGAAAGGATAGCGATTATGAGTAA
- a CDS encoding superinfection immunity protein has translation MKQQDWIDFFQAVNGRNPSIQEMAEAAQKGEFVRETPKQTVEVTETVSQKETVETKQDSKVVEPVESAPSTEVVETAEKDVDSYDVAEEPLTNSMVDEEETFQATNLAQENQSKTFQEQVKPVVETASQTVNQFANQTGETFQQASKNLNETWKKQDKKTQTNLIMLAVASIPAILWALGMILLGIASDDLSAGLITALLSVIINFPLVVLLILPALLNKTDKKWPIFILSFLLGWTFIGWIILLAVSINTNKEAERIRQQQMMMQMAGQQGSSDTFNPFQ, from the coding sequence ATGAAGCAACAAGATTGGATCGATTTTTTCCAAGCAGTTAATGGTCGTAATCCAAGTATTCAAGAAATGGCTGAAGCAGCTCAGAAAGGCGAGTTTGTCCGAGAAACTCCCAAACAAACTGTCGAAGTAACAGAAACTGTCTCACAAAAAGAGACTGTAGAAACTAAGCAAGATTCAAAGGTTGTTGAACCAGTAGAATCTGCACCATCAACAGAGGTTGTAGAAACTGCCGAAAAAGATGTTGACAGCTATGATGTTGCTGAAGAGCCACTCACTAACTCTATGGTAGATGAAGAAGAGACTTTCCAAGCAACTAACCTAGCTCAAGAAAATCAATCAAAGACCTTCCAGGAACAAGTTAAACCTGTTGTAGAAACTGCCAGTCAGACTGTTAACCAATTTGCGAATCAAACTGGTGAAACTTTCCAACAAGCAAGCAAAAATCTAAATGAAACTTGGAAGAAACAAGACAAGAAAACCCAAACAAACCTCATCATGTTAGCCGTCGCTTCCATCCCAGCTATCCTCTGGGCTCTTGGAATGATACTCTTAGGAATTGCCAGTGATGATCTTAGTGCCGGATTGATCACGGCTCTTCTCTCCGTCATCATTAATTTCCCCTTGGTTGTACTTCTTATATTACCAGCTCTTCTAAATAAAACAGATAAAAAATGGCCAATCTTTATCCTATCCTTTCTTCTAGGCTGGACATTCATCGGTTGGATCATCCTTCTTGCTGTTTCTATCAATACGAATAAGGAAGCAGAACGCATTAGACAACAACAAATGATGATGCAAATGGCAGGTCAACAAGGAAGTTCTGATACATTTAACCCTTTTCAGTAA
- a CDS encoding phosphatase PAP2 family protein → MMNYKRFYDRISAPLRSYAKVLEGLNKLITRTFYLLFPIFLIWVWLRNGWFVLSTTVLIMGGGFFLLSLGRSLYNRPRPYQTWAIQPLIKKDSLGKSFPSRHVFSATVIAMLALALNPWLGGAMLFLAGALALLRVLGGVHYPSDVLAGYAIGILVGLLLYL, encoded by the coding sequence ATGATGAATTACAAACGATTTTACGATAGGATTAGCGCTCCTTTGCGTTCTTACGCTAAGGTTTTAGAAGGGTTGAACAAGCTTATAACTAGGACTTTTTACCTGCTTTTCCCTATATTTCTTATTTGGGTATGGCTAAGGAATGGTTGGTTTGTTCTCTCTACGACAGTGCTTATTATGGGAGGAGGCTTTTTCCTTCTTTCTCTTGGTCGTAGCCTCTATAATCGACCGCGTCCATACCAGACCTGGGCTATTCAACCCCTTATTAAGAAGGACAGTCTGGGCAAGTCCTTTCCCAGTCGGCATGTTTTCTCAGCGACTGTCATTGCTATGTTGGCACTGGCGCTTAACCCCTGGCTAGGTGGGGCTATGCTTTTTCTGGCGGGCGCTCTAGCTCTTCTGCGCGTGCTAGGTGGTGTCCACTATCCTAGTGATGTTTTGGCAGGCTATGCCATTGGGATTCTTGTAGGCCTCCTTCTTTATCTTTAG
- the groL gene encoding chaperonin GroEL (60 kDa chaperone family; promotes refolding of misfolded polypeptides especially under stressful conditions; forms two stacked rings of heptamers to form a barrel-shaped 14mer; ends can be capped by GroES; misfolded proteins enter the barrel where they are refolded when GroES binds) yields the protein MAKDIKFSSDARAAMVRGVDTLADTVKVTLGPKGRNVVLEKAFGSPLITNDGVTIAKEIELEDHFENMGAKLVSEVASKTNDIAGDGTTTATVLTQAIVREGLKNVTAGANPIGIRRGIEAAVATAVEELKAIAQPVANKEAIAQVAAVSSRSEKVGEYISEAMERVGNDGVITIEESRGMETELEVVEGMQFDRGYLSQYMVTDNEKMVADLENPFILVTDKKISNIQDVLPLLEEVLKTSRPLLIIADDVDGEALPTLVLNKIRGTFNVVAVKAPGFGDRRKAMLEDIAVLTGATVITEDLGLELKDATMAALGQASKVTVDKDSTVIVEGAGSTEAIANRVNLIKSQLETTTSEFDREKLQERLAKLSGGVAVVKVGAATETALKEMKLRIEDALNATRAAVEEGIVAGGGTALVNVIAKVAELDLEGDDATGRNIVLRALEEPVRQIAYNAGYEGSVIIDKLKNSPVGTGFNAANGEWVDMVEAGIIDPVKVTRSALQNAASVASLILTTEAVVANKPEPEAPAAPAMDPGMMGY from the coding sequence ATGGCAAAAGATATTAAATTTTCATCAGATGCACGCGCAGCAATGGTCCGTGGTGTTGATACTTTGGCTGATACAGTTAAGGTAACGCTTGGTCCTAAAGGTCGTAACGTGGTTTTGGAAAAAGCTTTTGGCTCACCTCTTATCACTAATGATGGTGTGACAATTGCTAAAGAAATTGAACTCGAAGATCACTTTGAAAATATGGGTGCTAAGCTTGTCAGCGAAGTGGCTTCAAAAACGAACGATATTGCAGGTGACGGAACAACTACAGCCACTGTTTTGACACAGGCTATCGTCCGTGAAGGTCTTAAAAATGTAACGGCTGGTGCTAATCCAATCGGTATCCGTCGTGGGATTGAAGCAGCTGTAGCTACAGCGGTTGAAGAGCTTAAAGCTATTGCACAACCAGTTGCTAATAAGGAAGCCATTGCCCAAGTCGCAGCGGTTTCATCACGTTCTGAAAAAGTTGGTGAATACATTTCAGAAGCTATGGAACGCGTTGGTAATGACGGTGTTATCACTATTGAAGAGTCTCGTGGTATGGAGACTGAACTCGAAGTGGTTGAAGGTATGCAGTTTGACCGTGGTTATCTTTCTCAGTACATGGTTACTGATAATGAAAAAATGGTCGCTGACCTTGAAAATCCATTTATCCTTGTGACTGACAAGAAAATTTCAAATATTCAGGATGTCCTTCCACTCTTGGAAGAAGTGCTTAAGACAAGCCGTCCACTCTTGATCATTGCTGATGATGTGGATGGTGAAGCTCTTCCTACACTTGTTCTTAACAAGATTCGTGGAACTTTCAATGTCGTTGCTGTTAAGGCACCTGGCTTTGGTGACCGTCGTAAAGCCATGTTGGAAGACATTGCCGTATTGACAGGAGCAACTGTCATTACTGAAGATCTTGGTCTTGAACTTAAGGATGCAACTATGGCAGCACTTGGTCAAGCTTCGAAAGTAACTGTGGATAAAGATAGCACAGTTATCGTTGAAGGTGCAGGAAGCACAGAAGCGATTGCTAACCGTGTTAACCTCATCAAGTCTCAATTGGAAACAACAACATCTGAATTTGACCGTGAAAAACTTCAAGAACGTTTGGCTAAATTGTCAGGTGGGGTTGCAGTTGTTAAGGTTGGTGCGGCCACTGAAACAGCCCTTAAAGAAATGAAACTTCGTATCGAAGATGCCCTTAACGCTACTCGTGCCGCTGTTGAAGAAGGTATCGTAGCAGGTGGTGGTACAGCCCTTGTTAACGTCATTGCTAAGGTTGCTGAACTTGATCTTGAAGGTGACGACGCTACAGGACGTAACATTGTCCTCCGTGCCTTGGAAGAACCAGTTCGTCAAATTGCTTATAACGCTGGTTATGAAGGTTCAGTTATCATCGATAAATTGAAGAACAGCCCAGTTGGTACAGGCTTTAACGCTGCTAACGGTGAATGGGTAGATATGGTCGAAGCAGGAATCATTGATCCAGTTAAGGTCACACGTTCTGCTCTCCAAAATGCCGCTTCTGTAGCTAGTCTTATCTTGACAACTGAAGCAGTCGTTGCCAACAAACCTGAACCAGAAGCTCCAGCAGCACCAGCTATGGATCCAGGAATGATGGGCTACTAA